In Citrus sinensis cultivar Valencia sweet orange chromosome 3, DVS_A1.0, whole genome shotgun sequence, the sequence TCGGCTGCAAGATATTATCTCAACGCAAAAAGTCCtgctgaaattaaaaaatgtaatttcagATGTGAAGTCTAGAAATGTCAGAAAAATACCACCCTCAACATCTTTGGTGAACGAAGCCGAAGTATATGGCAGGGAAAAAGAGGAGGAGGAGATTGTTGAATTGTTGTTGAATGACGGTTTAAGAGCTGATGATGGATTCTCTGTTATTTCTATAAATGGAATGGGCGGCGTCGGGAAGACGACTCTTGCTCAGCTTGTCTATAATGATGATCGAGTGCAACGTCATTTTCAGTTCAAAGCGTGGACTTGTGTCTCTGAGGATTTCGATGTTTTCAGGGTAACAAAGTCAATTCTAAAGTCCATTGCTAATGATCAAAGTaacaatgatgatgatttaaatttgcttcaagagaaactgaagaagcaaTTGTCgggaaataaatttttgctCGTTTTGGACGACGTGTGGAACAAGAATTACAATTATTGGAGCATCCTGAGCTGTCCCTTTGGAGCTGGCGCACCCGGAAGTAAGATTGTTGTCACAACTCGCAATCTAGACGTTGCAAACCTGACGAGGGCTTATccaaaatatggattgaaagaGTTGTCGGACGATGATTGTTTGCGTGTGCTCATCCAACACTCCTTAGGGGCTACGGGTTTCAGCATGAATCAATCCTTGAAGGATGTTGGAGAGAAGATAGCGAAGAAGTGCAAAGGATTGCCTCTGGCTGCGAAAACTCTTGGCGGCCTTTTACGCGGCAAAGATGACTTGACTGACTGGGAGTTTGTGCTCAATACAGACATATGGAAATTACAAGAGGAAAATTACGGTATTATACCAGCCCTAAGAGTGAGCTACCATTTTCTTCCTTCGCAGTTGAAACAGTGCTTCGCATACTGCTCATTGTTTCCAAAAGATTATGAATTTCAAGAAGAggagataattttattgtggACGGCAGAAGGTTTCTTGGATCAAGAATACAATGGAAGGAAAATGGAAGATTTGGGCCGCGAGTTCGTTCGGGAGTTACATTCAAGGTCATTATTTCAACAGTCAAGTAGAGATGCATCCCGATTTGTGATGCATGATCTGATCAATGACCTTGCTCGATGGGCTGCAGGGGAGATTTACTTCAGAATGGAGGATACATTAGCAGGTGAAAACCGACAACAGTTTTCTCAAACtcttcatcatttttcttacatTTGTAGAGAATATGATGGCAAAAAGAGATTAGAGTCCGTCTGTGATGTGGAGCATTTAAGAACGTTTTTGCCAGTAAATTTGTCAGATTACAGGCGCAATTATTTGGCTTGGAGTGTTCCTCACATGTTGCTGAATCATCTCCCACGCTTAAGGGTCTTTTCGTTGTGTGGGTATTGTAACATCTTCAACCtaccaaatgaaattggaaactTGAAGCATTTACGCTGTCTTAACTTATCCAGAACGAGAATTCAAATTTTGCCCGAGTCAATTAATTCATTGTACAACTTGCATACAATTTTGTTGGAAAACTGTTGGGAGCTCAAGAAGTTGTGTAAAGACATGGGAAACCTGACGAAACTGCGTCATCTAAGAAATTCTGATGCCGGTTTATTAGAGGAAATGCCGAAGGGATTCGGTAAATTGACCAGTCTCTTGACGTTGGGTAGATTTGTTGTAGGAAAAGACAGTGGTTCTGGGCTACGAGAGTTGAAGTCTTTGACGCATCTTCAGGGAACACTACGAATTTCGAAGTTAGAGAATGTGGAAGATGTTGGTGATGCCTGTGAGGCTCAGTTAAACAACAAGGTGAATCTTAGAACTTTATTGCTCGAATGGAGTGCACGGGACGTTCAGAACCTTGACCAGTGTGAATTTGAGACGCGTGTTCTTAGCATGCTAAAACCACATCGAGATGCACAAGAGCTCACCATCAGAGGCTACGGTGGCACAAAATTTCCAATTTGGTTAGGAGATTCCTCTTTCTCAAAATTGGTGAATCTAAAATTTGGATATTGTCGCATGTGTACTTCTTTGCCACCAGTTGGACAACTACCGCTTCTAAAGCATCTTAAGATAAGTGGAATGGATAGAGTAAAGAGCGTGGGTCTAGAGTTTTATGGAAGCAGTTGCTCGGTGCCCTTTCCATCACTGGAGACTCTTTCCTTTTCCGATATGAGAGAATGGGAAGAGTGGATTCCTTGCGGAGCTGGTCAAGAAGTTGATGAAGTGTTTCCTAAGCTGCGAAAGCTTTCTCTTTTCAATTGTTATAAACTGCAAGGAACATTGCCCAAACGTCTTCTTTTATTGGAGAAGCTCGTCATCAAAAGTTGCCATCAGTTGCTAGTGACAATTCAATGTCTTCCTACTCTCACTGAATTACATACCAAGTTATGTAGAAGGGTGGTGTTCATATATGCCAGATCTGGAACGCCTATCCTCCATTGGTGAAAACCTCACTTCATTGGAAAATCTGTATCTTGGTAATTGTCCGAAACTCACATACTTTCCAGAGCAAGGCCTTCCTAAATCACTTTCGCGACTAACCATCAATGATTGCccgttgatagaaaaaaggtGCAGAAAGGATGAAGGAAAATGTTGGTGCATGATTTCCCATTTACGTTGTGTCCAAATTAATGGCACAATGCTTTTTGAAGGAAGACTCATCAATTAGATTGTGTAATCATAATTTCGGTTTTTTTTCCACctgtaatttaattgtaatacgAACTGACTTTatcaataaaagaagaaaattatgttTGGGATCCCATCATGCGCTTGATTGTAACTGACCTTTCTGCTGTTGAATTAATTGTcttgagattaaaaattaaagtcttCTATATTGATTAAGGCTTTTGTTCTTAAGTCTTCTATCATTTTGTGTGTTAcgttttaaattgtttttatttttatttttttcagtcTTAAGCTTACATTTCTCTTATGCGTTGATTATGTGATGggtattaattatttcatatttcataaattattatttacttacaGTTCTCTCGCaatatttctcatttcataagtcaaaaaaaaaaaaataatatctgcAACACGAGATTAGAGAATGTTTGGTTATTAGCTAACGTTTCAATGGAATTTCGACGTGTATAACATGAAGCACAGATGCTTTTACGGCTATATGTGAGGTCAATTGAGCTGATGTATAGATAAgggacaaaataaaataaaattatgcaagCTCTCTTGAGATTCATGATAAGCCTTTGAAGTGAAAGAGCCAAGAGATGACAAAGGCAAAGGCCATGCCACAAGTTTTGTTTATGAAGCTGCATTTGAGTAAGGCTCCTCAGCTTTCCAAGTGGAGTATACGTTGATTGTTTATAGTAGTAAACATTTTGAAGTGGAGTCTTCAAGCCGTTTGTTGAAATGcctgaaagaaaaaaaaaatgcttgtATTAGTTTTAATATCGAAATGGTGAGCCATCACCACTCTGCTTTCCATTGGAGGAGGAAATGCAAGTCCTCAACATTTTCTTCAATGGTGAACGATTCTTCTTTCAGGAAATCTTTCATTGACCGCTCAACAAAAACGGCCAGGCTTTGTGGGTTATGGCTTCCAGGGCCTGCATCTTTCTTTGGGTTTCTGCAAACACAAGCTCCGACATATTATATATGGGGCTTCTCTTTGAAGAATCAAAAGCCAAAAAACGAGCCAGGCTCAGCTGATTCTAACCGGAACGGTTCAAATTATACTGGCTTCAGACCCATGAAGTTTTCCTTTAGATTCAATGCAAAAGGACGTGAATTGGATTCATGGTATGGCATTTGGCTACCACGTGCCTCAGAGAGTAGATTCTACTGGAGATCATGCAGCTGATGAGCTGGTTTTGGTGATCCTTTCTAAAGATATATGCTTGGATTCTGGTGAATCCTGAGGATATGGCATTGATGCGCCAACAAAAGTGCTGGCAATTACCGATGCATGAGACATGATCTATAAGGCATCAAGAGTTACATTGCAAAGACATTAACGAGCTTTCTCATGCCATGGAAAGGGAGCTGCTTGGTTATGTTGCGTGGCAATCACGATAATTGGGTGCTCTCGCAAGCTGCAGGTAAGCAAAGCTTGAACTAATGGTTCTAAGTAATCTGTTTTATCATCCTCTATTATTAAGTAGAGCTGTTTAATCCAAGTTTATTTCTGAGTTTGTATGCAGCTAGTTAAATTAATCAATGATTTTATGATGTTAGTTTATTGCT encodes:
- the LOC107174767 gene encoding putative disease resistance RPP13-like protein 1, whose product is MSFIGEAVLGASVQMLIEKLAPEGVELLTRHEKLKADFIKWKGMLEMIRAVLADAEDRRTKEKSVKMWLDNLQNLAYDLEDILDEFQTESLRRELLPQEPAAVDQSSASTSTFWKFTDSLKRKVTDAVTLSKIRKLSTSDSPRSSFNFESKMVSQIEEVTARLQDIISTQKVLLKLKNVISDVKSRNVRKIPPSTSLVNEAEVYGREKEEEEIVELLLNDGLRADDGFSVISINGMGGVGKTTLAQLVYNDDRVQRHFQFKAWTCVSEDFDVFRVTKSILKSIANDQSNNDDDLNLLQEKLKKQLSGNKFLLVLDDVWNKNYNYWSILSCPFGAGAPGSKIVVTTRNLDVANLTRAYPKYGLKELSDDDCLRVLIQHSLGATGFSMNQSLKDVGEKIAKKCKGLPLAAKTLGGLLRGKDDLTDWEFVLNTDIWKLQEENYGIIPALRVSYHFLPSQLKQCFAYCSLFPKDYEFQEEEIILLWTAEGFLDQEYNGRKMEDLGREFVRELHSRSLFQQSSRDASRFVMHDLINDLARWAAGEIYFRMEDTLAGENRQQFSQTLHHFSYICREYDGKKRLESVCDVEHLRTFLPVNLSDYRRNYLAWSVPHMLLNHLPRLRVFSLCGYCNIFNLPNEIGNLKHLRCLNLSRTRIQILPESINSLYNLHTILLENCWELKKLCKDMGNLTKLRHLRNSDAGLLEEMPKGFGKLTSLLTLGRFVVGKDSGSGLRELKSLTHLQGTLRISKLENVEDVGDACEAQLNNKVNLRTLLLEWSARDVQNLDQCEFETRVLSMLKPHRDAQELTIRGYGGTKFPIWLGDSSFSKLVNLKFGYCRMCTSLPPVGQLPLLKHLKISGMDRVKSVGLEFYGSSCSVPFPSLETLSFSDMREWEEWIPCGAGQEVDEVFPKLRKLSLFNCYKLQGTLPKRLLLLEKLVIKSCHQLLVTIQCLPTLTELHTKLCRRVVFIYARSGTPILHW